In Tripterygium wilfordii isolate XIE 37 chromosome 17, ASM1340144v1, whole genome shotgun sequence, the genomic window ACCGGTGAAGTTGCCGCCGGTGATAGATACTGTAAGCTCAACCTGGGATATTATGAGGTCTTTTGCTCCCGATGTTGATGATAACTTGAATTCACCAGCGCCAGCTGGGGATGCTAGCTCTTCGGATGAAGAGGAAAAGGAAGTTGAGAAGAATGAGGCAGGTGATGATATAATTGTCGAAGCTGTAAAAGAGGAGTTGAATGGGGTTAGGATAAAAGAGGATGATGTTCTCTCCGAACCTTGTGCTACTTCGAATGATGGTGGTGGCGATGTCCCCAGTGAGATTATGGAGCCCGGGTATATCATTTCTCCTGATGGGAAATTAAGACGGAGTATCTCATCATGGCAAAAGGGAGAGCTTTTGGGGAGTGGATCTTTTGGAACAGTTTTTGAAGGTTACACTGAGTAAGAAATCACTTCTATTCTTATTTCGACCtatcatatatattttcttggGATCTTACATTCTTACTTCGAATAGGTGGGTGGAAAATATCAGAGATGAACTCAGAGTAGCTTTGGAAAAGATAGAAAGGATTTTGTAGGAATTATtatagaaaacaataaaaaaaaatagaggttgtGTGTTTCGAGAGAAAATAGTTTAGTTTTTTACTTGTTAAATTAGTGTTAGGAGAAGATATGATTAATTATTTGTACCTATGTTTCGCACCTAGGAGTAGATGAACCTACGAAGAGGCAATTATGGAAGGAACTAAATAAGTTAATGCAAGTGACACTTAGTCATCATTAGAGGAGACCTATATGGACGTTTTGGAAAAATATGGCGAAGATTTTGGAAACTGGAGATGGAGATATAGTTTGATAGAAATGAAACAAGGGAAGTTATGATTGACAcgtaataaatgaaaaatatatgcacaGATCCCTATTatcttgacctttttttttgggtaagtccTACTATCTTAACTGCTAATAATAAACTAATCATATCCTATCTTAGGTGATTCCCTAAGAATTATAAGTTGTAGGGAAGTTTATCACGCAATCCTAGGCTATGGTTCAGTTGGCAATAAGTTTACAGTGAATGGAATGGTTCAGTATTTTTTATATCTAATTATAtcgaatttgaatttgaatttgggtAAATGACTACACTGGTAAAATGTGCATTGGCACTGCCTTTCTAGCAAAGAGCATCCAGATTCCAGAGAATTCTTGAGGTTTTTCAGCTGATGAACAGGAAATGGTATTAAATGAGTTGGTGGAGCTTGACGACTCAATGCAAACTATAATGTTCTATAATTTCCGGCAATGTTGAAGTTGGAAAGAATGGGGCTTTCCTCTCTAATTTGCTACTCAATTGACTGATAAATGTGTTCTGCAGAGCAGAATGCAAGAAATGAACCGAAAAATGGCGAGTAGATGGATAATTGACCAGTTTTTTATGCTTTCCCCTATTGATCTACTTCTTTATCCCAtggcttggaagtgctcagagAATGATATTTCAAAATGCAGTAGTTTTGTTATTGTAATATTTAGTAGTCTCCAAAACATGTTCTACCAAACATCACAATAAATGAAAACCAGTAGATGTTCAGTTTTTGTTCATGCACAATTTGCCCTAATTCTCTGTGGATGTTTTTTGGGAGGGAATCTGgcttttcattttcttgccACTTCATTCCTTTTGTTGTTTGCCCGCTTCTTCAGTTCTTTTCTGTTACCAATTTTCCTTGGTAAGACTTGTTTCTCACTGAAAGACTGAAAGTAGATCGACTCTTTACAGTTTACAGCACTTAGTTACTCAattaaatgataatgaaaacaTATTTTACTGAAATGTCTGACAATTTATTTTCTTCAGTTATGGATTCTTTTTTGCTGTAAAGGAGGTTTCGTTGCTGGATGAAGGAAGCCAGGGCAGGCAGAGTATTTTACAACTTCAGCAGGTTAGAAACTTAGAATCTTTTGTACATCAAATGATCTAACATTGAGATAGTTGTTGGCTTGTTGGTTCTGTTTTGTTGAGAGGGCTATTGTATATAGTATCGTAGTAATGTTGAGATGTCTTTTTCTAATACATTGTTTACTGGCTCAGGAGATCTCTCTTTTAAAGCAGTTCAAACATGAGAATATAGTTCGATATCTTGGCACAGACAAGGTATTTTATGCACATCATCTATTATTTAAGCTATTGAATGTTCATGAATGAGAGTAACTTTGTCTTGTCAAGCATATTTGAAGGGGGCAGTTGGCTCGATTGTATCATCATGATGATAACCCTGTTCAGTTATTTCTGATTGCATTTCCTTGTCAatgcttttttttcttgttgaaatGGCACCATCACTTTCTTATTTGCTTGGACGGTCAATTACTTGAATTTGCATAGTATTACATAGGACGTCCTTGGTAAACAAAAACATGATCTGTTATATCGCTTAACTGCACTCCCTTAAAATGGAGCTGCAATATGAATTGTTGCTACCTTACTGATTTTCTTCACAGACACAAGGAGAAGCTTTGTGATTGTCATTTATATGCATCAGAGAACTAAGtggatgtgttttttttctgGGTATTGGCTTGTTTGGTCTTTGAAGTTGCCAAATAGAAAAACTATAGTGAAGCAAGTAGCTATATGTCATGAGCTTTGTATTTTGGTCTCCTTTGTTCTTCATAGCCAAACTGATTAATTGCAtttatcaatttctttttctctattAGGCAGGAAAATTCTTTGATAGCTCTAACATTTTTATGCCTCTGCTTCTTCCATTTTAGTTTATATAACATTTGTGCAAATTGTCAACTGTTGGTGttcttatttaatttatttgataTTGATGATATCAGGATGAGACTAAGCTGTATATCTTCCTTGAGCTAATCACAAAGGGCTCACTTGCGAAACTCTATCATAAATACCACCTAAAGGACTCCCAAGTCTCTGTATACACAAAGCAGATTTTAAATGGTTTGAAATATCTTCATGAGCGGAACGTAGTGCACAGGTAATGATTTCAGCCCAAAATTATTTGGTCTataatctttcttttttttttcttctttttgttgagTGCAGATCAGTGCTTGCTTGTTCTGATTTAAGCACAAAAATTATAGAATGTTTTGTTCTGCAGCTTTCTGAAATACGAGGGAAAGGAAACAGTGGGGATGTTATTACTATCTATATGAGCTGCTCGTGTTTATAGGAAGCTGTTCCAGATTGTTTCGCTTATCTTTAATGTCTAGACCACCCTAGCAACCCAAATTAAACTCATAGACTTTCAGATTATAAAGTAGTTCCAAAAGAAATGCACATAGGTTTTGAACTACAGGTTATTCAACAAGACGGTTAGTGAATAAGACAATGACCCCCTAGCCTGGATCACAAATGGCAAGTATTGTCCTTAACTGTACAAGGGGCAGGGTTCAAGTCTCACATTCCCATCTTTAATGTATTAATACTTTCATAAAGAAAAAAGTGTATTGaacttttttggttttttttcatattgaatgCAAAAGTAACTGTAAGGAATTATGTGAGCAGTCATAAACACTTCTGCTACTTCATCCTCAATTTGTGATTTTATTAAACAAATTACCATTTTGACGCTATgatattttctgttcttttcaTTGGAAAACAAGGCATTATATTGGGTGGTAGAAATACTTAGAGGGAAAGAGATATTCTGCGAGAAAGTGGTCAACACTTTTTCCACTTGGGGTGgttttgcatttttttattgCCTTATGTAAAATGTGAGGAAAAAATCAGGATCTGGAAGAAAAAGAGTCCACATTAATTCacatctaaaaaaaaaactagaaggttcaaaattttcatttcagaTGGATGCCAAAAGAGGATTCAATTTGGTGAAGCTCTGATCTAAACCAGTTGGTACTGGCTATATTACTTATTTTcgttctttttatttctttttgtgaTTGTTACGAGTCGAAAATCCTAGTTGAAACCTGAAAAGGGCATTTAACAATTTTCTTtctgtgtttgtttttgttttcatcttcttttctttttttcttttctggctttatctttcttttattttttttttgtcatcttcAAGGGATATCAAATGTGCCAATATTTTGGTACATGCAAATGGATCTGTTAAACTTGCTGATTTTGGATTGGCAAAGGTAACTTTGTAAATTTGTACCCTCCCTTTCACAACTTACCTATACTTTTTTAGGTATGAGACACGATATACCTAATGCCTGATTTCCACCCCTAATCTTCTCAGGCAACAAAACTAAACGATGTTAAATCTTCCAAAGGGACTGCTTTGTGGATGGCCCCAGAGGTTTGCCTCCTGTCTCTGAAATCTGCATGTGGTCAAGTGTAGAGAACTGCTTGTTCTCAATGCTAGCTGATGTAAATGTCTAGATCTGCACTTTTTATGCTGatgttctcatgtttcattAATTTTATCATCCTATTGTCTCTCCCtctctatatttatttttcttcttttttggtatttttaatGGCTTTTAAGTTGCTTGCTTGGTTTGGGACGATGATTCTCTGATAATTTTTTTCCTAACCCTTTGAGTTGGTTTTGAGAAGTTCGGCAGATGTAAACAACATTAATTGTCGtagttgggattttttttttctaaaatgcATTCCAAATGACAAAGCAACACTTCCAGTTTTCAAGTTCTCTCCATGGGAATTCTTTCTGCAATGCTCTCATAGTCTTTCGGAAGACCCCTATATTAGATCTTGATTTCAAAACTTACATAAAACTGTGAAAGATGAGCTTTGCCTCTTATGATTTTAATAGATATTTGTGCAATCATGTAGGTATAAGTTTATAAGTACGTTGCATTTTGTAAATTCTACTCAGCTACCATATGTGCTAACTTGATTTGCAGTTCGTTAGATGAAAGTTACCCTTGAGTTGATGCGATTGGACATCAATACTCTTGAAGGTCCTTCTGTCTAACTGATTACTTTTGTAATAATAGGTCGTTAATTTAAAGAACCATGGCTATGGACTTGCTGCTGATATATGGAGTCTTGGATGTACTGTGCTAGAGATGTTAACTGGTCAACCTCCTTACTCTCACTTGGAAGGTGTATGTATTCTATTAACTATTTTGACACATATCCTTTCCTTTGTCCTCTTTTGGCATGTTTGAGAATCTTTCTTTAGTGTAGTGTATACATCTGGTTGGTTGAGTTAATATTTGCAAACTATAACTTTCACCTCTTATGGCACTACTCTGTCTTTAGGGCAGA contains:
- the LOC119982499 gene encoding mitogen-activated protein kinase kinase kinase 1-like isoform X2; its protein translation is MMEANKHKKRLVPRLDRRNAVKNIEYEPSSSSSSSSLDHLSPKLRTRSLELDSKTSFRVNGIDGEFDLICRSLGFSGPEDFAIPTSVWEAMKERSSSDIGFRLQDKVDDFVEPDGLSDEFKARLVVGGNFETEIEDSELRNPSNLANFVVNRALAKLKSDSKLAKLESRVGNGGDAGPSELVGMLNSATVGTSVAGGGRIRGVRPRALAPPPVKLPPVIDTVSSTWDIMRSFAPDVDDNLNSPAPAGDASSSDEEEKEVEKNEAGDDIIVEAVKEELNGVRIKEDDVLSEPCATSNDGGGDVPSEIMEPGYIISPDGKLRRSISSWQKGELLGSGSFGTVFEGYTDYGFFFAVKEVSLLDEGSQGRQSILQLQQEISLLKQFKHENIVRYLGTDKDETKLYIFLELITKGSLAKLYHKYHLKDSQVSVYTKQILNGLKYLHERNVVHRDIKCANILVHANGSVKLADFGLAKATKLNDVKSSKGTALWMAPEVCLLSLKSACGQV
- the LOC119982499 gene encoding mitogen-activated protein kinase kinase kinase 1-like isoform X1: MMEANKHKKRLVPRLDRRNAVKNIEYEPSSSSSSSSLDHLSPKLRTRSLELDSKTSFRVNGIDGEFDLICRSLGFSGPEDFAIPTSVWEAMKERSSSDIGFRLQDKVDDFVEPDGLSDEFKARLVVGGNFETEIEDSELRNPSNLANFVVNRALAKLKSDSKLAKLESRVGNGGDAGPSELVGMLNSATVGTSVAGGGRIRGVRPRALAPPPVKLPPVIDTVSSTWDIMRSFAPDVDDNLNSPAPAGDASSSDEEEKEVEKNEAGDDIIVEAVKEELNGVRIKEDDVLSEPCATSNDGGGDVPSEIMEPGYIISPDGKLRRSISSWQKGELLGSGSFGTVFEGYTDYGFFFAVKEVSLLDEGSQGRQSILQLQQEISLLKQFKHENIVRYLGTDKDETKLYIFLELITKGSLAKLYHKYHLKDSQVSVYTKQILNGLKYLHERNVVHRDIKCANILVHANGSVKLADFGLAKATKLNDVKSSKGTALWMAPEVVNLKNHGYGLAADIWSLGCTVLEMLTGQPPYSHLEGMQALFRIGRGILPPVPTSLSGDAQDFIFKCLQVDPNDRPTAAQLLDHPFVNRLFQTPSGAASPHSNGLHEDF